Proteins from a single region of Corynebacterium casei LMG S-19264:
- a CDS encoding HNH endonuclease signature motif containing protein: protein MKNYKAFIQHATQAVGVLRDMAQLSVYDMAADGLALKTARKHSKIADVFFGSTDSPRLQHESVALAEERGLSMERLQMIDSHAQKLKKKRGAAWKLRAELIAHEGTYEEVNALGNQRVDELVGDKPKEPGMRISRPKNGMVTMSITDTQRRIIDFEKTLDAISTTDQPRSKALLEAFWKHIDGGGGVLKPEYRTVIAIGLDQSATILRGEGDESIIGASDGTTMTGAEIVNLAMSGALGDKIYAGLFHPTAGPVNLYEARFASGKQRILAMAENLVCPWPDCKVPADRCQVHHLDAHKNGGQTNPSNLSTLCAYHNGVNDDGARARRREKSRGRMMRHRGQVKLVTPGGKLLGNTHDLSTMGAMDLI from the coding sequence ATGAAAAATTACAAAGCATTCATACAACACGCCACCCAGGCGGTGGGTGTTTTAAGAGATATGGCGCAGCTCTCCGTTTATGACATGGCCGCCGATGGGCTGGCACTCAAGACAGCAAGAAAGCACTCTAAAATAGCCGACGTCTTCTTCGGCTCCACCGACTCACCACGCCTTCAGCACGAGTCCGTAGCACTCGCCGAAGAGCGCGGGTTGAGTATGGAGCGCCTACAGATGATTGATAGTCACGCTCAGAAGTTAAAGAAAAAGCGCGGTGCCGCGTGGAAACTCCGTGCTGAGTTGATTGCGCATGAGGGCACTTATGAAGAAGTCAATGCTCTGGGCAACCAGCGCGTCGACGAACTCGTTGGTGACAAACCAAAAGAACCCGGTATGCGTATTAGCCGCCCGAAAAATGGCATGGTCACGATGAGTATTACCGATACTCAGCGCCGGATCATCGACTTTGAGAAGACCCTTGATGCCATATCCACCACGGACCAACCCCGCTCGAAAGCATTGTTAGAAGCGTTTTGGAAACACATCGATGGCGGCGGTGGTGTTCTTAAACCCGAATACCGCACTGTTATTGCTATTGGTTTAGATCAGTCCGCGACGATTCTCCGTGGTGAAGGCGACGAGTCCATCATCGGAGCCTCCGACGGCACGACCATGACCGGTGCGGAGATCGTTAACCTTGCAATGTCCGGAGCGCTCGGCGATAAAATTTATGCCGGACTGTTCCACCCCACCGCCGGGCCGGTAAATCTGTATGAAGCGCGCTTCGCTTCAGGCAAGCAGCGAATCTTGGCCATGGCAGAAAACCTGGTGTGCCCGTGGCCCGATTGCAAGGTTCCGGCCGATAGATGCCAGGTACACCACCTAGATGCGCATAAGAATGGTGGGCAGACGAACCCGTCAAATCTGTCCACGCTGTGTGCTTATCACAACGGTGTCAACGACGACGGCGCCCGGGCAAGGCGCCGCGAGAAAAGTCGAGGTCGGATGATGCGCCACCGCGGACAGGTCAAGCTTGTTACCCCAGGCGGAAAACTCCTGGGCAACACGCATGACCTCAGCACGATGGGAGCAATGGACCTGATCTAA
- a CDS encoding DUF5926 family protein, producing MAKKKKNKEELPEGMSRRQAKLAARAAERAALEKDPRPYGDLAAETQFIAMQEFVPSATAKLSVKGIDRDVYVCTILPGASAAMVRDVEAGGAAYVALQVRTHTHNPGRDLAYALNWVKNAEDGATLDSTAADGAQPDLKDILDKSAVLEITDHRDFAWWIPEGTQITPEIAQTLNQANETVIESHQVGADIDGTLFWANSGGDKAHIRWVFPIENETGVLNAIARVAARGEMNLGEGTKFAGVFRTHGLIAPVFDLQPEVAYDSYESELARVEKALKAEIDNDAQLNPEERKQLENLKSRQVTLR from the coding sequence ATGGCCAAGAAGAAAAAGAACAAAGAAGAACTACCTGAGGGTATGTCTCGCCGCCAAGCTAAGCTTGCTGCCCGTGCGGCAGAGCGTGCGGCTTTGGAAAAAGATCCCCGACCATACGGTGATTTAGCTGCTGAAACCCAGTTTATTGCGATGCAGGAATTCGTTCCTTCAGCTACCGCGAAGCTCAGCGTCAAGGGCATTGACCGTGACGTTTATGTGTGTACGATTTTGCCGGGTGCATCGGCAGCTATGGTGCGCGACGTGGAAGCTGGCGGCGCCGCATATGTTGCGCTGCAGGTTCGCACCCACACCCACAACCCCGGCCGCGACCTGGCGTATGCCCTGAACTGGGTAAAGAACGCCGAAGACGGCGCAACCTTGGATTCGACTGCTGCCGATGGCGCGCAGCCAGACCTGAAGGACATCCTGGACAAGTCCGCGGTTCTGGAGATTACTGACCACCGGGACTTTGCATGGTGGATTCCAGAAGGCACCCAGATCACCCCTGAGATCGCGCAGACCCTGAACCAGGCTAATGAGACCGTCATTGAATCCCACCAGGTTGGCGCGGATATCGATGGCACTTTGTTCTGGGCTAACTCCGGCGGTGACAAGGCGCACATCCGTTGGGTATTCCCAATCGAGAACGAGACCGGCGTCCTAAACGCGATTGCCCGCGTTGCTGCTCGTGGCGAGATGAACCTAGGCGAGGGCACCAAGTTCGCTGGCGTCTTCCGCACCCACGGTTTGATTGCACCAGTCTTTGACCTGCAGCCAGAGGTTGCTTATGACTCTTATGAGTCTGAGCTTGCTCGCGTGGAGAAGGCGTTGAAGGCTGAGATCGATAACGACGCTCAGCTCAACCCTGAAGAGCGCAAGCAGCTGGAGAACCTGAAGTCCCGCCAGGTCACCCTGCGCTAA
- a CDS encoding glycerophosphodiester phosphodiesterase family protein encodes MKIVAHRGYSGKYPELSPLAFEKALELPIHGIECDVRMSRDGKVVVNHDATLDRTSDRIGKLSALDWAEIKLADIGTEKHPQQYPLLLDELLEMWEPSGQHLYIETKHPGAAGDILEEQVVLRLRYAGLIDDPRIHIISFSHRAIRRMKSLAPHMDRIYLRRDWERHFNRPDVLLSEPTGLGMSLLRGKLQPSAIGAYGLPTYMWTIDKPEDMKWAWANGVDILATNQPEVALHAIQM; translated from the coding sequence TTGAAGATTGTTGCGCATAGGGGCTATTCGGGAAAGTATCCGGAGCTAAGCCCGCTGGCTTTTGAAAAGGCCTTGGAGCTGCCTATTCATGGCATCGAATGCGATGTGCGGATGTCGCGGGATGGCAAGGTCGTGGTCAATCATGATGCAACGTTGGATAGGACTTCAGATCGCATCGGTAAGCTCTCTGCGCTGGATTGGGCGGAGATAAAGCTCGCCGACATCGGTACTGAAAAGCATCCGCAGCAGTATCCGCTGCTGCTAGATGAGCTTTTAGAGATGTGGGAGCCAAGCGGCCAGCATCTTTATATTGAGACCAAGCACCCGGGTGCGGCGGGGGACATTTTGGAGGAGCAGGTGGTGCTTCGTCTGCGTTATGCAGGGCTTATCGATGACCCCCGCATTCACATCATCTCCTTTTCCCACCGGGCAATCCGCCGCATGAAATCCCTGGCGCCGCACATGGACCGGATTTATCTGCGTCGTGATTGGGAACGCCATTTCAACCGTCCTGACGTCTTGCTCTCTGAGCCAACGGGCCTGGGCATGTCTTTGCTGCGCGGCAAACTACAACCATCTGCCATCGGCGCGTATGGCCTGCCGACGTACATGTGGACCATCGACAAACCTGAAGACATGAAATGGGCCTGGGCCAACGGTGTCGACATTCTTGCCACCAACCAACCCGAAGTCGCGCTGCACGCCATTCAAATGTGA
- a CDS encoding LGFP repeat-containing protein gives MKRTFSAATIAVAIVSAVTIGIPAAAQPLDPHPSISEVQLNPEEQAPSHPAVTTTNNSEAGEEPFAAWGLATPPGAENYEVNQVSDEELDPRGVEGWQPTPDPQDEIVDGQMRSDIETVPEDFSDADADRAELAESALESDREISLQASPRCSVYWPSWFEVCGSIRAKYDSMGGPQSFLSLPKSYQLINPDGIGRRSEFVNGFIYWHPDTGAHSVSIPVSVVWQRHGWEGGFLGYPTTSDMALGDQWFKQSFQGGHVYTHNTLPASQASIQGAIYDKWQSLGAQNSELGFPISDELTASDGIGRYNVFEGGMIYWTPQHGAHAVTGGILAKWALQNFERSGYGYPIGDATTNEQEELTQDFEGGTIFADPNFFWQPFSCIDAISRIALENSVVDDFDFICSNRGISLTTSDTNFFGMPTVDDVVATTSFPQLRSTNRTPANIGVECDLREPSSISGPLRSGAYKVSKSVHLCFGQTEPPTPTKPLKVKWSKELAWTIANTLPQRQIGAVTLQVNSLDLPGFTFTVDSRLQEDKKFQIDPTMQRMVNTVSDPGANRSKVVNYDIPTRPGTYFVEVTGISLKIPDWNYNAELNGLRFAIGRYHCPQYRYYSDLCEFPDPVDDHT, from the coding sequence ATGAAACGAACATTCAGCGCAGCAACCATTGCTGTCGCAATAGTGTCAGCAGTGACGATTGGCATACCTGCTGCAGCGCAGCCTCTTGATCCGCATCCAAGCATTTCAGAAGTGCAGCTCAATCCAGAGGAACAGGCACCAAGCCATCCTGCCGTTACCACGACAAACAATTCTGAGGCCGGTGAGGAGCCTTTTGCAGCCTGGGGACTTGCAACACCTCCAGGCGCGGAAAACTACGAAGTCAACCAAGTCTCGGACGAAGAACTCGATCCCCGGGGTGTGGAAGGGTGGCAGCCTACGCCAGATCCTCAAGACGAAATTGTTGACGGTCAGATGCGTTCCGATATCGAAACTGTCCCTGAGGATTTCAGTGATGCAGATGCAGATCGGGCAGAGTTGGCCGAGTCAGCTTTGGAATCAGATCGCGAGATTTCTCTTCAGGCGTCCCCGAGATGCTCAGTGTATTGGCCATCATGGTTTGAAGTCTGTGGCTCAATCAGAGCTAAATACGACTCCATGGGTGGTCCACAAAGCTTTTTAAGCTTGCCAAAGTCATACCAGCTCATCAACCCCGACGGTATTGGACGGCGATCCGAATTCGTCAACGGATTCATCTACTGGCACCCTGACACTGGTGCGCATAGCGTAAGTATTCCAGTTTCTGTCGTTTGGCAGCGCCATGGCTGGGAGGGAGGTTTCCTAGGTTATCCAACGACTAGCGATATGGCGTTAGGTGATCAGTGGTTTAAGCAGTCTTTCCAAGGAGGCCACGTTTATACCCATAACACGCTCCCTGCTTCGCAGGCCAGTATCCAAGGCGCCATTTATGACAAATGGCAGTCACTTGGAGCACAAAACAGTGAGCTTGGCTTTCCCATCAGCGATGAGCTAACTGCTTCTGATGGTATCGGACGATACAACGTATTCGAAGGCGGCATGATCTACTGGACGCCACAACACGGAGCGCATGCCGTAACTGGTGGAATATTGGCCAAATGGGCCTTACAAAACTTTGAGAGAAGCGGCTACGGATACCCTATTGGGGATGCCACTACAAACGAACAAGAGGAATTAACGCAGGACTTCGAAGGCGGAACCATTTTCGCTGATCCAAACTTCTTTTGGCAGCCATTTTCTTGCATTGATGCTATTTCCCGAATCGCGCTCGAAAATTCAGTGGTGGATGACTTTGACTTTATCTGCTCAAACAGGGGCATTTCTCTAACTACGAGTGATACTAACTTTTTCGGGATGCCTACAGTCGACGACGTAGTTGCCACGACTAGTTTCCCCCAGCTCCGTTCAACAAATAGAACCCCAGCGAATATCGGAGTTGAATGCGATCTTCGCGAGCCCTCGAGCATCAGTGGCCCCCTCAGAAGTGGAGCTTACAAGGTAAGCAAGTCGGTTCACCTCTGTTTCGGGCAGACCGAACCTCCAACACCGACCAAGCCATTAAAAGTGAAATGGTCTAAAGAATTGGCTTGGACCATCGCAAACACACTCCCACAACGACAAATCGGGGCAGTTACACTGCAAGTCAATTCCCTAGATCTTCCAGGCTTTACGTTTACCGTAGATAGCAGACTTCAAGAAGACAAGAAATTCCAAATTGATCCTACGATGCAGCGGATGGTCAATACAGTTTCAGATCCTGGCGCAAATAGGTCGAAGGTCGTGAATTACGATATTCCTACTAGACCGGGAACATATTTCGTAGAAGTCACCGGCATCAGTCTAAAAATCCCAGATTGGAATTACAATGCTGAGCTCAACGGACTCAGATTTGCAATAGGCAGGTACCATTGCCCCCAATACCGCTACTACTCAGACCTCTGCGAATTCCCAGATCCAGTCGATGACCACACATAA
- the nadC gene encoding carboxylating nicotinate-nucleotide diphosphorylase, whose protein sequence is MTISSADGLDWEEARSHVSAALDEDLAWGPDATTIATIGADATGTAAIVSREHGCLAGLPLAVLALQITAERDGVELDIEVRLNDGATVAPGQTLLRATGPVRTLLTAERIALNYVSQLSGVATATHQWAQILQDTGITVRDTRKTIPGMRVLQKYAVRCGGGANHRMGLGDTALIKDNHIAATGSLAAAFTAVRSKFPELPVEVECDTLEQVAEAVEIGAELILLDNMAPDVVKDAVGITRPAGVRTEASGGITLYNVAGYRDTGVDYIAVGALTHSSRVLDLGFDLA, encoded by the coding sequence ATGACGATTTCATCAGCCGACGGTCTTGATTGGGAAGAGGCCCGCTCTCATGTCAGTGCTGCTCTTGATGAGGACCTCGCGTGGGGCCCAGACGCGACCACCATCGCTACCATTGGAGCCGACGCCACAGGTACGGCGGCCATTGTTTCCCGGGAGCACGGCTGTCTTGCCGGTCTTCCGCTTGCTGTTTTGGCACTCCAAATCACGGCGGAACGGGACGGCGTGGAATTGGATATTGAAGTGCGGCTCAACGATGGCGCTACCGTTGCCCCAGGCCAGACTCTTTTGCGTGCGACCGGGCCGGTGCGCACTTTGTTGACTGCTGAGCGCATTGCCCTCAATTACGTGTCTCAGCTGTCCGGCGTGGCGACCGCTACCCATCAATGGGCGCAGATTCTGCAAGACACCGGCATCACCGTGCGCGATACCCGAAAGACCATTCCTGGTATGCGCGTGCTCCAGAAATATGCTGTGCGCTGTGGTGGGGGAGCAAACCATCGCATGGGACTCGGCGATACCGCGCTTATCAAAGACAACCACATTGCAGCCACAGGTTCGCTAGCCGCAGCATTTACCGCTGTGCGCAGCAAGTTCCCGGAGCTTCCCGTCGAGGTCGAGTGCGACACTCTTGAACAGGTCGCCGAGGCAGTAGAAATCGGCGCTGAGCTCATTCTCCTGGACAATATGGCACCCGACGTTGTCAAAGACGCTGTCGGAATCACTCGCCCTGCAGGTGTGCGCACCGAAGCCAGTGGAGGCATCACACTTTATAATGTCGCAGGCTATAGAGACACTGGCGTTGATTACATCGCCGTCGGGGCGCTGACCCACTCCAGCCGTGTCCTTGATCTTGGCTTCGATCTTGCCTAA